A DNA window from Candidatus Melainabacteria bacterium contains the following coding sequences:
- a CDS encoding HD domain-containing protein, with protein MLDTRINQPDRSRRRKATNVNLQAKQEYCANAHGDQKYGNTATDDGGMDGYHPYSVHLAETAAVARRFGVRNLAILTACWGHDMLEDTDKTIEDLLKAGFNPYEVALIWACTDGDADTRAERKFQAYRKIRMVYGAVIVKLCDRIANVEHAAVSGYQRKYELYRDEMPEFEWSLRDLQTEDETVRHLWKHLNWLFSVEARDKLWATRKCCGNAAQQ; from the coding sequence ATGCTCGACACGAGAATCAATCAACCTGACCGGTCACGTCGTAGAAAGGCGACCAACGTGAACCTGCAAGCCAAGCAAGAGTACTGCGCCAACGCACATGGCGACCAGAAGTACGGCAACACCGCCACCGATGACGGTGGCATGGACGGCTACCACCCCTACTCCGTGCACCTGGCCGAGACTGCTGCCGTCGCGCGCCGATTCGGTGTTCGCAACCTGGCCATCCTGACGGCGTGCTGGGGGCACGACATGCTGGAAGACACCGACAAGACGATCGAAGACCTGCTCAAGGCGGGATTCAACCCGTACGAGGTGGCTCTGATCTGGGCCTGCACCGACGGCGATGCAGACACACGCGCCGAGCGCAAGTTCCAGGCCTACCGCAAGATCCGCATGGTCTACGGCGCCGTCATCGTCAAGCTCTGCGATCGCATCGCCAACGTCGAGCACGCTGCGGTCTCCGGCTATCAGCGCAAGTACGAGCTCTACCGCGACGAGATGCCGGAGTTCGAGTGGTCGCTGCGCGACCTGCAGACGGAAGACGAGACGGTGCGCCACCTCTGGAAGCACCTGAACTGGCTCTTCTCGGTGGAAGCGCGCGACAAGCTGTGGGCGACCAGGAAGTGCTGCGGCAACGCCGCCCAGCAGTAG
- a CDS encoding Glu/Leu/Phe/Val dehydrogenase, producing the protein MGIFNDLESYGHEQVVFFHDKESGLKAIIGIHSTVLGPALGGCRMWNYADEAAALRDVLRLSRGMTYKAAVAGLNLGGGKAVIIGDARTQKTDEMMAAFGRAVESVGGRYITAEDVGMSVKDIDLIRNFTKHAVGGSNEGGSGDPSVMTAFGVFQGMKAALKHVGLGGGSLEGLKVAVQGVGNVGYHLCSYLSAAGAKLIITDIYPKSVERIVQEFGAEVVSPDEIYSVECDVFAPCALGAILNNRTIPQLKCKIVAGSANNQLETDSDGAALQAKGIVYAPDYAINAGGLINVAAELDGYNPELVNQKVSKIYQTIEDILNRASSEGILPHQAADKLAEQRLDEVRKSANAPKSFQNPSSRNVGQTKSLVIAK; encoded by the coding sequence GTGGGAATCTTCAACGATCTGGAGAGCTACGGACACGAACAGGTCGTTTTCTTCCATGATAAGGAATCTGGATTGAAAGCTATCATCGGAATCCACAGCACTGTTCTTGGACCAGCCCTGGGCGGCTGTCGTATGTGGAATTACGCTGACGAAGCTGCTGCATTACGCGATGTTCTTCGTCTGTCGCGCGGTATGACCTACAAGGCTGCAGTTGCCGGTCTCAACCTGGGTGGCGGCAAGGCTGTGATCATCGGCGATGCGAGAACACAGAAGACTGATGAAATGATGGCTGCATTCGGCAGAGCAGTTGAGTCTGTGGGCGGACGCTACATCACGGCTGAAGATGTAGGCATGAGCGTCAAAGACATTGATTTGATTCGCAATTTCACTAAGCATGCAGTAGGCGGCAGCAATGAAGGCGGCAGCGGCGATCCATCTGTCATGACCGCGTTTGGTGTCTTCCAGGGCATGAAAGCTGCTCTCAAACATGTCGGATTGGGCGGCGGCAGTCTGGAAGGGCTGAAGGTTGCTGTTCAAGGTGTAGGAAACGTCGGCTATCACCTCTGCAGCTATCTCTCTGCTGCTGGTGCCAAGCTCATCATCACAGACATTTATCCGAAATCTGTAGAGCGCATAGTGCAGGAATTTGGCGCAGAAGTTGTTTCGCCAGATGAAATCTACAGTGTCGAATGCGATGTTTTCGCTCCATGCGCTCTCGGTGCCATTCTCAACAATCGCACCATTCCTCAATTGAAGTGCAAAATCGTTGCCGGTTCTGCTAACAACCAGTTAGAGACCGACTCTGATGGAGCCGCATTGCAGGCAAAGGGCATCGTCTATGCTCCTGATTACGCCATCAACGCCGGCGGTTTGATTAATGTCGCCGCAGAACTGGATGGATATAATCCTGAGCTGGTCAATCAGAAAGTCTCCAAGATCTATCAAACGATCGAAGACATTCTCAATCGCGCATCCTCAGAAGGTATCCTGCCACATCAGGCTGCAGATAAATTGGCCGAACAAAGACTGGACGAGGTACGCAAATCAGCCAATGCCCCCAAGTCTTTTCAAAACCCAAGCAGCCGAAACGTCGGTCAAACAAAAAGCCTCGTGATCGCTAAGTAG
- a CDS encoding alanine--glyoxylate aminotransferase family protein, with the protein MQPREFLMIPGPTPVPDAVLESVARHPIGHRTPEFSKVVQDVIQDLKWLGKTENDVFVLTASGTGGMEAAVSNTISPGDRVLSLICGVFGERWAKVAEAFGAEVERMTVEPGKAIDPKAVEAKLASAQPKFKAVTITHNETSTGVINDLQALAAAAKKHSALSVVDAVTSFGAVDLPIDAWDVDVVVTGSQKALMLPPGLGIIFFGKRAWEAKANCQSKSFYFDLKKYKKSLDANTTPYTPNVSLFCGLATALKMMREEGTESIFARHMRLKQSLRAGLQAMGLELVVDEEAASPTITSIKPPADLTVDAIRKKLKERYKILVADGQEELKGKIFRIGHMGYVFERDVLMTLASLEATLIELGHKVEPGKAVRSASDLLAARK; encoded by the coding sequence ATTCAACCACGTGAGTTCTTGATGATTCCCGGCCCGACACCTGTGCCGGATGCTGTGCTGGAGTCGGTGGCGCGCCACCCGATCGGACACCGCACCCCGGAATTTTCCAAGGTCGTGCAGGATGTCATTCAAGATTTGAAGTGGTTGGGAAAGACTGAAAATGACGTCTTTGTCCTTACCGCCTCTGGCACTGGTGGCATGGAAGCGGCTGTCTCCAACACGATAAGCCCTGGAGACAGAGTTCTCAGTCTGATCTGCGGTGTATTCGGCGAGCGCTGGGCGAAAGTTGCGGAAGCATTCGGTGCTGAAGTGGAGCGTATGACAGTCGAGCCCGGCAAAGCAATCGATCCCAAAGCAGTGGAAGCGAAGTTGGCTTCTGCTCAGCCCAAGTTCAAGGCCGTGACGATAACTCATAACGAAACATCTACCGGCGTCATAAACGATCTGCAGGCTCTTGCTGCTGCTGCCAAAAAACATTCTGCGCTTTCGGTAGTCGATGCCGTCACCAGTTTCGGAGCGGTTGATTTACCGATTGATGCCTGGGATGTTGACGTGGTTGTCACAGGCAGCCAGAAAGCTTTGATGCTGCCTCCCGGTCTGGGCATCATCTTCTTTGGCAAACGCGCCTGGGAAGCCAAGGCGAATTGTCAGAGCAAAAGTTTCTACTTCGATTTGAAGAAGTACAAAAAATCGCTCGACGCGAATACAACGCCGTACACGCCTAATGTTTCGCTCTTCTGCGGCTTGGCAACGGCTTTGAAGATGATGCGCGAGGAAGGCACAGAGTCCATCTTTGCTCGTCACATGCGTCTGAAACAATCATTGCGAGCTGGTTTGCAGGCGATGGGGCTGGAGCTCGTAGTTGACGAAGAGGCGGCCTCTCCTACCATTACCTCAATCAAACCGCCGGCAGACCTGACTGTCGATGCGATTCGCAAAAAGCTGAAAGAGCGTTACAAGATACTCGTCGCTGATGGACAGGAAGAGCTGAAAGGCAAAATTTTTCGCATCGGACACATGGGCTACGTTTTCGAGCGCGATGTTTTGATGACACTGGCATCACTGGAAGCAACTTTGATCGAACTGGGTCACAAAGTGGAGCCCGGCAAAGCAGTACGTTCGGCTTCAGATTTGCTGGCTGCCAGAAAGTAG
- a CDS encoding CADD family putative folate metabolism protein yields the protein MNTESFTQELNARIAKYDLLSHPFYKSWSMGALKKDEIREYACDYYHHVAEFPNYLDTLQKRLPEGELRNVVLENKGDEEGVQSRDGRSHAEIWLDFAQGMGASAEDIVDHEPIEEIEQLIATFKDVVANGSTAEALAALYAYESQVPRVATEKERGLKDHYGADDKTSYYFTLHKSFDVLHARTWLEQIAREVGTDEAVQQAALNAAERAAKSLWNALDGVERERLSIANSGTSVCCH from the coding sequence ATGAATACTGAGTCTTTTACGCAAGAATTGAACGCGCGAATCGCAAAGTACGATTTGCTCAGCCATCCCTTTTATAAATCTTGGAGCATGGGTGCACTCAAGAAAGATGAGATTAGAGAGTACGCCTGCGATTACTATCATCATGTAGCCGAATTTCCCAACTATCTCGATACGCTGCAAAAGCGCTTGCCTGAAGGGGAATTGCGTAATGTAGTTCTTGAAAATAAGGGTGACGAAGAAGGTGTTCAGTCTCGTGACGGACGTTCTCATGCTGAAATCTGGCTTGATTTTGCTCAGGGAATGGGCGCCAGTGCCGAAGATATCGTAGATCATGAGCCGATTGAAGAAATTGAACAACTGATAGCCACCTTCAAAGATGTTGTTGCAAACGGCTCCACCGCTGAAGCACTGGCTGCCCTCTATGCCTACGAATCACAAGTGCCGCGCGTGGCCACTGAAAAAGAGCGCGGTCTGAAAGATCACTATGGTGCTGATGATAAGACCAGCTACTACTTTACTTTGCACAAATCGTTCGATGTTTTGCACGCGAGAACATGGCTCGAACAGATTGCCCGTGAAGTTGGCACCGACGAGGCTGTGCAGCAAGCGGCTCTAAATGCTGCTGAAAGAGCTGCAAAATCGCTCTGGAACGCTCTTGATGGCGTTGAGCGCGAGCGCCTCTCGATCGCAAACAGCGGCACAAGCGTTTGTTGCCACTAG
- the folP gene encoding dihydropteroate synthase — protein sequence MLGLKPVDSDLSRRLHRGALRVRDFSHSWGSRTLIMGIVNVTPDSFSGDGVLNCADAVAKASLQADSGADIIDIGGQSTRPGHEPVSIDEELKRVLPVLSQFRQQMPAALVSLDTTKPEVLQQALEVDLLNSIWGISDQLLAIAVERALPVVVMHNKERPQYSSSVVDEVLRYLDNQARKAVRAGLKHEHVILDPGIGFGKTAEHNLQVLNQLHRLTALGFPTLIGTSRKSFLGKLTGKNVDQRLAGSLATVSLAVAAGIDIVRVHDVAQTKEALAVSDAIIRQTRPSGWES from the coding sequence ATGCTAGGCTTGAAACCCGTCGATAGTGATCTGTCGAGACGCCTGCATCGCGGCGCTCTGCGTGTGCGAGATTTCTCTCACTCGTGGGGATCTCGCACCCTGATTATGGGAATTGTTAACGTCACCCCGGACTCCTTCTCTGGAGACGGGGTGCTTAACTGTGCGGATGCAGTGGCTAAAGCCTCTCTGCAGGCTGATTCTGGCGCCGACATCATCGATATTGGTGGGCAGTCCACACGCCCGGGGCATGAACCGGTGTCAATAGACGAAGAGTTGAAGCGTGTTTTGCCTGTACTTTCTCAGTTCAGGCAGCAGATGCCCGCCGCTCTTGTTTCTCTCGACACCACTAAACCAGAAGTTCTGCAGCAGGCTCTGGAGGTGGATTTACTTAATTCCATCTGGGGAATCAGCGATCAGCTGCTTGCCATAGCTGTCGAGCGTGCACTGCCTGTGGTGGTAATGCACAATAAGGAGCGTCCGCAATACTCTTCCAGTGTAGTTGATGAAGTCTTGCGTTATCTGGATAATCAGGCGAGAAAGGCAGTTAGAGCCGGTCTCAAGCACGAGCATGTTATTCTCGACCCGGGCATCGGATTCGGTAAGACGGCAGAGCACAATTTGCAAGTTTTGAACCAGTTGCATCGCTTGACTGCGCTGGGCTTTCCTACCCTGATAGGCACATCCCGCAAGTCATTTTTAGGTAAATTGACCGGCAAAAATGTGGACCAACGCCTGGCTGGTTCGCTTGCTACGGTATCGCTGGCGGTGGCGGCAGGAATAGATATTGTGCGTGTTCATGATGTCGCGCAAACCAAAGAAGCTCTAGCTGTCAGTGACGCCATAATTCGCCAGACACGCCCGTCTGGCTGGGAGAGCTGA
- the folB gene encoding dihydroneopterin aldolase, with protein sequence MSETVDRSLPVDVIRIDKIVARGKHGVTAAEREQELPLELSVELLVDLSRAAQTDNIDDTINYSTLNQAIVSVVQTRSRHLIEKLAEDVLEVIFQDQRVRQATVRIAKPERLNGATPSVTLVRRNE encoded by the coding sequence ATGTCTGAAACGGTGGACCGATCTTTGCCTGTAGATGTTATTCGCATTGATAAGATTGTCGCTCGCGGAAAACATGGCGTGACGGCGGCCGAGCGCGAGCAAGAATTGCCGCTGGAGCTTTCCGTGGAACTGCTCGTTGATCTCTCTAGAGCGGCTCAGACAGACAACATTGACGACACGATCAATTATTCGACTTTGAATCAAGCGATCGTGTCGGTTGTGCAAACCAGATCCCGGCACCTGATTGAAAAGTTGGCAGAAGACGTACTGGAAGTGATTTTTCAGGACCAGCGTGTCAGGCAGGCGACTGTTCGTATCGCCAAGCCTGAAAGATTGAACGGAGCTACTCCCAGCGTTACGCTGGTACGCAGGAACGAATAA
- the folK gene encoding 2-amino-4-hydroxy-6-hydroxymethyldihydropteridine diphosphokinase has protein sequence MVYAYIGLGSNLGDTAQNLRNALREVEAFGQVYAKSRLYHSKPWGVTDQPDFCNAVIQLETSLSPQELLKGLKDLEKRMGREESRRWGPRLIDLDILTYGEEVVRDENLTVPHLHMNERAFVLMPLCDIDHNYKDALMALPVESREEVQLTGLTW, from the coding sequence ATGGTCTATGCATATATTGGTCTCGGGTCTAACCTGGGAGATACGGCTCAGAACTTGCGCAATGCTCTGCGCGAAGTAGAGGCTTTTGGTCAGGTTTATGCCAAGTCGCGCCTCTATCATTCCAAGCCGTGGGGGGTCACCGATCAGCCGGACTTTTGTAATGCAGTTATTCAGCTTGAAACGTCACTTTCGCCTCAGGAATTGTTGAAAGGCTTGAAGGACCTGGAGAAGCGCATGGGGCGTGAGGAATCGCGGCGCTGGGGCCCTCGCTTAATAGACCTGGACATTCTCACTTATGGTGAAGAAGTAGTGAGAGATGAAAATTTGACTGTGCCGCATCTGCACATGAACGAGCGAGCGTTTGTCTTGATGCCGCTTTGTGATATCGACCATAACTACAAGGACGCCCTTATGGCGCTTCCGGTTGAATCAAGAGAGGAAGTGCAGTTGACCGGTCTGACCTGGTAG
- a CDS encoding YdcF family protein: MHDHSDSVTPIVVVLGGGMSNDGRGGPATILRARKAVKLAKANPTWTFILSGDGRVDPASSDLTEAQFMARILVEAGVDGSRLLLEDESRDTIGNAVLVAARYLRHLQPRTLYVVTSPFHSTRALLLFRGVLGPAWDVQVAASSPARGDATRRANEPGGIDWTRRFFAGITPGDLKACIRKLIADRPGYATSRTLQFDDNPDGSDTTLGTAA, encoded by the coding sequence ATGCACGATCACAGCGATTCAGTCACGCCCATTGTTGTTGTCCTCGGTGGAGGCATGAGCAACGATGGCCGCGGCGGACCAGCAACAATTTTACGAGCCCGCAAGGCCGTCAAGTTGGCGAAAGCCAACCCCACCTGGACCTTCATTCTCTCGGGAGATGGACGTGTTGACCCTGCCTCGTCAGACTTGACCGAGGCTCAGTTCATGGCGCGCATCCTCGTTGAGGCTGGAGTTGACGGTTCTCGACTGCTGCTCGAAGACGAGTCTCGCGACACCATCGGCAATGCTGTTCTGGTGGCGGCTCGTTATCTCAGGCACCTGCAGCCGCGGACCCTGTACGTCGTCACCTCGCCCTTCCACTCGACTCGCGCCCTGCTGCTCTTCCGCGGCGTGCTCGGTCCTGCCTGGGACGTGCAGGTGGCAGCATCATCTCCGGCGCGCGGCGATGCAACGCGTCGAGCCAACGAGCCTGGTGGCATCGACTGGACAAGGCGCTTCTTCGCCGGCATCACGCCTGGCGACCTCAAGGCTTGCATCCGCAAGCTGATCGCTGACCGTCCTGGCTATGCCACCAGCCGCACACTGCAATTTGACGACAACCCCGATGGCAGTGATACCACGCTCGGTACCGCTGCCTGA